From Pseudomonas alcaligenes, a single genomic window includes:
- a CDS encoding DUF1329 domain-containing protein yields the protein MIHKQLIQAGCLSLSLLAGQVMAAVPADQVARLGADLTPVGAEKAGNADGSIPAWTGGLGQDAGQRDADGFLSDPYAADQPLFTITAENVEQYKAKLTPGQLALFKRYPQTYRIPVYPSHRSVTMPKQYLETSRLNAADTQLAEGGNGLQNYRSGGLPFAVPQNGLEVVWNHIGRYRGLSFQRLVVQASPQANGAFTPSLIKQQLAYPVGLSDYAPAEMANLLYMYREEFLAPARLAGGVLLVHETINQVKEPRMAWQYSAGQRRVRRAPQIAYDSPGAEGMRTMDDFDMFNGSPDRFEWKLVGKQEMYIPYNSYKLSSPKLKYTDIIQPGHLNPEHTRYELHRVWHLTATLKPGQRHVYSRRDLFIDEDSWQAAEADAYDGRGQLWRVSEGHGVYFYDQQVPQFSAETHYDVLSGRYAVGALFNEQKNAYDFSVRYSRKQFTPNALRASGIR from the coding sequence ATGATCCACAAGCAACTGATCCAGGCCGGCTGCCTCAGCCTGAGCCTGCTCGCCGGCCAGGTGATGGCCGCCGTACCCGCCGACCAGGTTGCCCGCCTGGGTGCCGACCTGACTCCGGTCGGCGCCGAGAAAGCCGGCAATGCCGATGGCAGCATCCCGGCCTGGACCGGCGGTCTCGGCCAGGACGCCGGCCAGCGTGACGCCGACGGCTTCCTCAGCGACCCCTACGCCGCCGACCAGCCGCTGTTCACCATCACTGCCGAGAACGTCGAGCAGTACAAGGCCAAGCTGACCCCTGGCCAGCTCGCCCTGTTCAAGCGCTACCCGCAGACCTACCGCATCCCCGTCTACCCGAGCCATCGCTCGGTGACCATGCCCAAGCAGTACCTGGAAACCAGCCGCCTGAACGCCGCCGACACCCAGCTCGCCGAAGGCGGCAACGGCCTGCAGAACTACCGCAGCGGCGGTCTGCCGTTCGCCGTGCCGCAGAACGGCCTGGAAGTGGTGTGGAACCACATCGGGCGCTACCGCGGCCTGTCGTTCCAGCGCCTGGTGGTGCAGGCCTCGCCGCAGGCCAACGGCGCCTTCACGCCGAGCCTGATCAAGCAGCAGCTGGCCTACCCGGTCGGCCTGAGCGACTACGCTCCGGCGGAGATGGCCAACCTGCTGTACATGTACCGCGAAGAGTTCCTCGCCCCGGCGCGTCTGGCCGGTGGCGTGCTGCTGGTTCACGAGACCATCAACCAGGTCAAGGAACCGCGCATGGCCTGGCAGTACAGCGCCGGCCAGCGTCGCGTGCGCCGCGCCCCGCAGATCGCCTACGACAGCCCCGGCGCCGAAGGCATGCGCACCATGGACGACTTCGACATGTTCAACGGCTCGCCGGATCGTTTCGAGTGGAAGCTGGTGGGCAAGCAGGAGATGTACATCCCCTACAACAGCTACAAGCTGAGCTCGCCCAAGCTGAAGTACACCGACATCATCCAGCCGGGCCACCTCAACCCCGAGCACACCCGCTACGAGCTGCACCGCGTGTGGCACCTGACCGCCACCCTGAAGCCGGGCCAGCGCCACGTCTACTCGCGCCGCGACCTGTTCATCGACGAGGACAGCTGGCAAGCCGCCGAGGCCGACGCCTACGACGGTCGCGGCCAGCTGTGGCGAGTCTCCGAGGGTCATGGCGTGTACTTCTACGACCAGCAGGTACCGCAGTTCAGCGCCGAGACCCACTACGACGTGCTGTCCGGTCGCTACGCCGTCGGCGCCCTGTTCAACGAACAGAAGAACGCCTACGACTTCAGCGTGCGCTACAGCCGCAAGCAGTTCACCCCCAACGCGCTGCGCGCCTCGGGCATCCGCTAA
- a CDS encoding DUF1302 domain-containing protein gives MTRTTTGMGAMYPHALALAVAMASALPAQAASFNIGEIEGKFDSSLSIGASWAMDDADPKFIGKANGGTASTRTSDDGRLNFKKGETFSKIFKGVHDLQLSYGDTGIFLRGKYWYDFELKDEHRLNYDIDDSGRDRAAKSSGTQLLDAFVYHNYLIGDLPGSVRAGKQVVSWGESTFIQNGINAINPADVASLRRPGSEIKEGLIPVNMLYVTQGLTENLSAEAFYQIEWEKTVLDNCGTFFGTDTAAQGCDVGMTTYGSDYDRDPSVYGWVPRGKDQEARDGGQFGVAMRWLVPELNDTEFGFYAMNYHSRTPESMWTGGKANFSAVTGAPGPASSTYYLAYPEDIRLYGISFATTLPEGTALSGEISHRPNMPLSLNGTDVSTAASVGGLVNLLGIDGLAIYDSEWADAGYGELVQGYKRMPFTQAQVSAVHTFDQVLGGDRLTLIGEVGYSHIGNLGATDGSDLRFGRSSVYGMGQLPSYASALGLNGNELCTALLNTANPDQCTDKGFYTQNSWGYRLRTQLEFNDAIAGVNLKPNLAFAHDVEGYGPTFTEGNKSVSVGLDADYLSTYTASLSYTNYFGGDFNTNTDRDFLALSFGVSF, from the coding sequence ATGACAAGAACAACAACAGGCATGGGGGCCATGTATCCCCACGCCCTGGCTCTGGCTGTAGCAATGGCAAGCGCGCTACCGGCACAGGCCGCCAGCTTCAACATCGGGGAAATCGAGGGCAAGTTCGACTCGTCGCTGTCCATCGGCGCCAGTTGGGCGATGGACGATGCCGATCCTAAATTCATCGGCAAGGCCAACGGCGGCACGGCCTCGACTCGCACCAGCGACGACGGCCGCCTGAACTTCAAGAAGGGCGAGACCTTCTCGAAGATCTTCAAAGGCGTCCACGACCTGCAACTGAGCTACGGCGACACCGGCATCTTCCTGCGTGGCAAATACTGGTACGACTTCGAGCTCAAAGACGAACACCGCCTCAACTACGACATCGACGACAGTGGCCGCGACCGCGCCGCCAAGTCCTCCGGCACCCAGCTGCTGGATGCCTTCGTCTATCACAACTACCTGATCGGTGACCTGCCGGGCAGCGTACGCGCCGGCAAGCAGGTGGTGAGCTGGGGTGAAAGTACTTTCATCCAGAACGGCATCAACGCCATCAACCCGGCCGACGTCGCTTCCCTGCGCCGCCCTGGTTCGGAGATCAAGGAAGGCCTGATCCCGGTGAACATGCTGTATGTCACCCAGGGCCTCACCGAGAACCTGTCCGCCGAGGCCTTCTACCAGATCGAATGGGAAAAGACCGTCCTCGACAACTGCGGCACCTTCTTCGGTACCGACACCGCCGCCCAGGGCTGCGACGTCGGCATGACCACCTACGGCAGCGACTACGACCGCGATCCCTCGGTGTACGGCTGGGTGCCGCGCGGCAAGGATCAGGAAGCCCGTGACGGCGGCCAGTTCGGCGTGGCCATGCGCTGGTTGGTGCCGGAGTTGAACGACACCGAGTTCGGCTTCTACGCCATGAACTACCACAGCCGCACCCCGGAAAGCATGTGGACCGGCGGCAAGGCCAACTTCAGCGCCGTCACCGGTGCCCCCGGCCCGGCCAGCTCCACCTACTACCTGGCCTACCCGGAAGACATCCGTCTGTACGGCATCAGCTTCGCCACCACCCTGCCCGAAGGCACCGCGCTGTCCGGCGAGATCAGCCACCGGCCGAACATGCCGCTGTCGCTCAACGGCACTGACGTGTCCACCGCCGCCAGTGTCGGCGGCCTGGTCAACCTGCTCGGCATCGACGGCCTGGCGATCTACGACAGCGAGTGGGCCGACGCCGGCTACGGCGAGCTGGTGCAGGGCTACAAGCGCATGCCCTTCACCCAGGCCCAGGTCAGCGCCGTGCACACCTTCGACCAGGTACTCGGCGGCGACCGCCTGACCCTGATCGGCGAAGTGGGCTACAGCCATATCGGCAACCTCGGCGCCACCGACGGCAGCGACCTGCGCTTCGGCCGCAGCAGCGTCTACGGCATGGGCCAGCTGCCCAGCTACGCCTCGGCCCTGGGCCTGAATGGCAACGAGCTGTGCACCGCCCTGCTCAACACCGCCAACCCTGACCAGTGCACCGACAAGGGTTTCTACACCCAGAACTCCTGGGGCTACCGCCTGCGTACCCAGCTGGAGTTCAACGACGCCATCGCCGGGGTCAACCTCAAGCCCAACCTGGCCTTCGCCCACGACGTAGAGGGTTATGGCCCGACTTTCACCGAGGGTAACAAGTCGGTGAGCGTCGGTCTGGATGCCGACTACCTGTCCACCTACACCGCCAGCCTGAGTTACACCAACTACTTCGGCGGCGACTTCAACACCAACACCGATCGCGACTTCCTCGCCCTCAGCTTCGGCGTGAGCTTCTGA